A window of the Deinococcus gobiensis I-0 genome harbors these coding sequences:
- the infB gene encoding translation initiation factor IF-2, with protein sequence MSKVRIYTLAKDLGVDNNKMLEMLDGLGVSYKSVSSTIEEDTVELIKQLLAEEAESAPAAPAQTADAAQAAPQAAPAPADAPTPSPAPEAATTAEDTGAPHRAPVVTIMGHVDHGKTSLLDYIRKTRVAAKEAGGITQHVGAFEAQTSKGKIVFIDTPGHEAFTTIRARGANVADIAIIVIAADDSLMPQTREAIAHAQAAKVPMIVAINKVDLPQADPERVKTDLTQLNLVPEEYGGDLVVVPVSAKTGEGVEDLLEYISLTAELEDLRADPKGTFSGVVIEGRVDKQAGVLATVMVQEGTLHVGDFLVVGEGYGKIKAMTDSAGGRIKEAGPSTPVQILGFSEVPASGEQVQSAKNEHAAREVIAGRAQTRRDTEAARERRKLTLEDMMGPLGTVRTVNLILRADTQGSVEAIQGILARKETDDVKLNVMLAGIGAPTEGDVLLASTAEATILCFSVTAPGSVTKIADNKGIDIKSFRIIYELIDEVDRLIKGNIEPVFEEKYLGRAEVRMVIRHPKNGNIAGSYITDGSFKRNAKAKVTRGKQVVYEGTIVGLKRFKDDVREVQTGYECGINLDWNDVMEGDIIEASEMVEVAQA encoded by the coding sequence ATGTCGAAAGTCCGAATTTACACCCTCGCCAAAGACCTTGGCGTAGACAACAACAAAATGCTGGAAATGCTGGACGGTCTGGGCGTCTCCTACAAGAGTGTGAGCAGCACCATCGAGGAAGACACCGTCGAACTCATCAAGCAGCTGCTGGCCGAGGAAGCCGAATCGGCGCCCGCCGCGCCGGCCCAGACCGCCGACGCTGCGCAGGCGGCGCCCCAGGCGGCTCCGGCCCCGGCCGACGCGCCCACGCCCAGCCCGGCTCCCGAGGCGGCCACGACTGCCGAGGACACCGGCGCGCCCCACCGCGCGCCCGTCGTGACGATCATGGGTCACGTCGACCACGGCAAGACCTCGCTGCTCGACTACATCCGCAAGACGCGGGTGGCGGCCAAGGAAGCGGGCGGCATCACCCAGCACGTCGGGGCCTTCGAAGCCCAGACGAGCAAGGGCAAGATCGTGTTCATCGACACGCCCGGCCACGAGGCCTTCACGACCATCCGTGCGCGCGGCGCCAACGTGGCCGACATCGCCATCATCGTGATCGCGGCCGACGACAGCCTGATGCCCCAGACGCGCGAGGCCATCGCCCACGCGCAGGCGGCCAAGGTGCCCATGATCGTGGCGATCAACAAGGTGGACCTGCCGCAGGCCGACCCCGAGCGCGTCAAGACCGACCTCACGCAGCTCAACCTCGTGCCCGAAGAGTACGGCGGCGACCTCGTGGTCGTCCCGGTGAGCGCCAAGACCGGCGAGGGCGTCGAGGACCTGCTGGAGTACATCAGCCTGACCGCCGAACTCGAGGACCTGCGCGCCGATCCCAAGGGCACCTTCTCGGGGGTCGTCATCGAGGGCCGCGTGGACAAGCAGGCGGGCGTGCTCGCCACCGTGATGGTGCAGGAAGGCACGCTGCACGTCGGCGACTTCCTGGTCGTGGGCGAGGGCTACGGCAAGATCAAGGCGATGACCGACAGCGCGGGCGGACGCATCAAGGAAGCCGGCCCCAGCACCCCGGTGCAGATCCTGGGCTTCTCGGAGGTGCCGGCCAGCGGCGAGCAGGTCCAGAGCGCCAAGAACGAGCACGCCGCGCGTGAAGTCATCGCCGGGCGTGCCCAGACCCGCCGCGACACCGAGGCCGCGCGCGAGCGCCGCAAGCTGACCCTGGAAGACATGATGGGGCCGCTGGGCACCGTGCGGACCGTCAACCTGATCCTGCGCGCCGACACGCAGGGCAGCGTCGAGGCGATCCAGGGCATCCTGGCGCGCAAGGAAACCGACGACGTGAAGCTCAACGTGATGCTCGCCGGCATCGGCGCGCCCACCGAGGGCGACGTGCTGCTCGCCAGCACCGCCGAGGCGACCATTCTGTGCTTCAGCGTGACGGCCCCCGGCAGCGTGACCAAGATCGCCGACAACAAGGGCATCGACATCAAGAGCTTCCGGATCATCTACGAACTGATCGACGAGGTGGACCGCCTCATCAAGGGCAACATCGAGCCGGTCTTCGAGGAGAAGTACCTGGGCCGCGCCGAGGTCCGTATGGTCATCCGGCACCCCAAGAACGGCAACATCGCCGGGTCGTACATCACCGACGGGTCGTTCAAGCGCAACGCCAAGGCCAAGGTCACGCGTGGCAAGCAGGTCGTGTACGAGGGCACCATCGTGGGCCTCAAGCGCTTCAAGGACGATGTCCGCGAAGTGCAGACCGGCTACGAATGCGGGATCAACCTCGACTGGAACGACGTGATGGAAGGCGACATCATCGAGGCCAGCGAGATGGTCGAAGTGGCGCAGGCCTAA
- the secD gene encoding protein translocase subunit SecD: MTYGNNRNRNTGRRPPPRRAATTTGKANRWTGLLLLITLIASMLYIWRPWEHRNAPWTLWNDQYQFMTLGLDLKGGLRIELAPESGTATREELDRVKTVIENRINALGVAEPTVNVTGGRRVVVEIPGATPAVQQRAREIIQRTARLEFRIVNTGAQPDPALQASNPRSSGYTLAQLGPVQATGEVVSTATSGTNPQTGQWVVNFQTTPAGATTFGDFTGKNVGRLMAVVLDDQIQSVATINQRLFRDIQISGSFSAAEASQLALVLQSGALPIKIKTEAERAIGPTLGADAIRSGAIAAVVGILLVFGMLFLYYGFWLGLVGALGLLFSSIVILGLLGGFGATMTLPGIAGLVLTIGAAVDGNVISFERIKEELARGRGIKKSIEAGYEHSTAAILDVNASHLLSALALYNYSTGPVKGFALTLMIGVVASTFSNLVFAKWFLQWLSERRPGLNAPRRISNTHIDFIKPAPIITTISVLIAIAGGAMLAVRGLDYGVDFTSGTTLTVKTAAATTTEQVRAAVAGAGVPEVTAQSAAIQRDVTPGQSGAQYTVKVPELTAAQAQTLGTAIAKLPGGQVQATETVGPTVGQELTTQTTRAVILGLALILIYVGFRFDFIMGLGSIVAVLHDVAIVMGLYSLLGLEFTIASVAALLTLIGYSLNDSIIVSDRIRENLREMRGKSYREIVNTSINQTLSRTVMTSVCTMLPLLSLLIFGGPVLRDFSLVLLIGILVGTYSSIYIVAPIVVYFEEARARRKNGGAPAKA, translated from the coding sequence GTGACCTACGGCAACAACCGCAACCGCAACACCGGCCGCCGCCCACCCCCCCGGCGCGCGGCGACGACCACCGGCAAGGCCAACCGCTGGACCGGCCTGCTGCTGCTCATCACCCTAATCGCCAGCATGCTCTACATCTGGCGGCCCTGGGAACACCGCAATGCTCCCTGGACCCTCTGGAACGACCAGTACCAGTTCATGACGCTGGGCCTGGACCTCAAGGGCGGCCTGCGCATCGAGCTGGCGCCCGAGAGCGGCACCGCCACCCGCGAGGAACTCGACCGCGTCAAGACCGTCATCGAAAACCGCATCAACGCGCTCGGCGTGGCCGAACCCACCGTGAACGTCACGGGCGGGCGGCGCGTGGTCGTCGAGATTCCCGGCGCGACCCCGGCCGTGCAGCAGCGCGCCCGCGAGATCATCCAGCGCACCGCCCGCCTGGAATTCCGCATCGTGAACACGGGCGCGCAGCCCGATCCGGCCCTCCAGGCCAGCAATCCGCGCAGCAGCGGCTACACGCTCGCGCAGCTCGGCCCGGTGCAGGCCACGGGTGAGGTCGTCTCGACGGCCACCTCGGGCACCAACCCGCAGACCGGGCAGTGGGTCGTGAACTTCCAGACCACCCCGGCGGGGGCCACCACCTTCGGGGACTTCACCGGCAAGAACGTGGGCCGCCTGATGGCCGTCGTCCTCGACGACCAGATCCAGTCGGTGGCGACCATCAACCAGCGCCTGTTCCGCGACATCCAGATCAGCGGCAGCTTCTCGGCCGCCGAGGCCAGCCAGCTCGCGCTGGTGCTGCAGTCGGGCGCCCTGCCCATCAAGATCAAGACCGAGGCCGAGCGCGCCATCGGGCCGACGCTGGGGGCCGACGCCATCCGCAGCGGCGCCATCGCCGCCGTCGTGGGCATCCTGCTCGTGTTCGGCATGCTGTTCCTGTACTACGGCTTCTGGCTGGGTCTGGTCGGCGCGCTGGGCCTGCTGTTTTCCAGCATCGTGATCCTGGGCCTGCTGGGCGGCTTCGGGGCCACCATGACCCTGCCGGGCATCGCGGGCCTCGTGCTGACCATCGGCGCGGCCGTGGACGGCAACGTGATCTCCTTCGAGCGCATCAAGGAAGAACTCGCGCGCGGCCGGGGCATCAAGAAGTCCATCGAGGCGGGCTACGAGCACTCGACCGCCGCCATCCTCGACGTGAACGCCTCGCACCTGCTCTCGGCGCTGGCGCTCTACAACTACTCGACCGGCCCGGTCAAGGGCTTCGCGCTGACGCTGATGATCGGCGTGGTCGCCTCGACCTTCTCGAACCTCGTGTTCGCCAAGTGGTTCCTCCAGTGGCTCTCGGAGCGCCGCCCCGGCCTGAACGCCCCGAGGCGCATCTCGAACACCCACATCGACTTCATCAAGCCCGCGCCGATCATCACGACGATCAGCGTGCTCATCGCCATCGCCGGCGGCGCGATGCTCGCCGTGCGGGGCCTGGACTACGGCGTGGACTTCACCTCCGGCACCACCCTGACCGTCAAGACGGCGGCGGCGACCACCACCGAGCAGGTGCGCGCGGCGGTCGCGGGCGCGGGCGTGCCCGAGGTGACGGCCCAGAGCGCGGCCATCCAGCGCGACGTGACGCCGGGCCAGAGCGGCGCGCAGTACACCGTGAAGGTGCCCGAACTGACGGCGGCGCAGGCCCAGACGCTGGGCACGGCCATCGCCAAGCTGCCCGGCGGGCAGGTCCAGGCCACCGAGACGGTCGGCCCGACGGTCGGCCAGGAACTCACCACCCAGACGACGCGCGCCGTGATCCTGGGCCTCGCGCTGATCCTGATCTACGTGGGCTTCCGCTTCGACTTCATCATGGGTCTGGGCAGCATCGTGGCGGTGCTGCACGACGTGGCGATCGTCATGGGGCTCTACTCGCTGCTGGGGCTGGAATTCACCATCGCCTCGGTCGCGGCCCTGCTGACCCTCATCGGGTATTCGCTCAACGACTCGATCATCGTCTCGGACCGCATCCGCGAGAACCTGCGCGAGATGCGCGGCAAGAGCTACCGCGAGATCGTGAACACGTCCATCAACCAGACGCTGTCGCGCACGGTCATGACCAGCGTGTGCACCATGCTGCCGCTGCTCAGCCTGCTGATCTTCGGCGGCCCGGTGCTGCGCGACTTCAGCCTCGTGCTGCTCATCGGCATCCTGGTCGGCACCTACAGCAGCATCTACATCGTCGCGCCCATCGTCGTGTACTTCGAGGAGGCCCGCGCCCGCCGCAAGAACGGCGGCGCGCCCGCGAAGGCGTAA
- the nusA gene encoding transcription termination factor NusA — protein MTQPEINFADALKEVAQARNINEMQLIEAFEQSLAQAYTRNVEPDKRIEVHLDPNSGELEVLVVREVVEKVEDEHMQISLADALELDPGVEIGMEMEFPVDREKFSRIALQAAKQTLTQKMRETERNVVFNEYKDREGQVLTAQVVRSDNKGNWFVELGAGEAILPPREQIPGEKLTPGSRVKIYLKEVRKTPKGPTILASRADERLLDYLLRQEIPEVANGIVEIKAIAREAGQRSKVAVFSHNSNVDPIGACIGHRGNRIQAVTGELGRERVDVILWDANPREFIRNALSPAKVGLIEVGSEGREASVTVTPDQLSLAIGKGGQNVRLAAKLTRVKIDLRETAAISDLDAAMQQAMQDGVAAPENSAAQSAFDALFKESKSVATASPDDLRE, from the coding sequence ATGACCCAGCCCGAAATCAATTTCGCGGACGCCCTGAAGGAAGTCGCCCAGGCCCGCAACATCAACGAAATGCAGCTCATCGAGGCCTTCGAGCAGTCGCTCGCGCAGGCCTACACCCGCAACGTCGAACCCGACAAGCGCATCGAGGTGCACCTCGACCCCAACTCCGGCGAACTCGAAGTGCTCGTCGTGCGTGAGGTCGTCGAGAAGGTCGAGGACGAGCACATGCAGATCTCGCTGGCCGACGCCCTCGAACTCGACCCCGGCGTCGAGATCGGCATGGAGATGGAGTTCCCGGTGGACCGCGAGAAGTTCTCGCGCATCGCCCTCCAGGCCGCCAAGCAGACCCTGACCCAGAAGATGCGCGAAACCGAGCGCAACGTGGTCTTCAACGAGTACAAGGATCGCGAGGGCCAGGTGCTCACGGCGCAGGTCGTCCGGAGCGACAACAAGGGCAACTGGTTCGTCGAGCTGGGCGCGGGCGAGGCGATCCTGCCCCCCCGCGAGCAGATTCCCGGCGAGAAGCTGACCCCCGGCAGCCGCGTCAAGATCTACCTCAAGGAAGTGCGCAAGACCCCCAAGGGCCCGACCATCCTGGCGAGCCGCGCCGACGAGCGCCTGCTCGACTACCTGCTGCGCCAGGAAATCCCCGAAGTCGCCAACGGCATCGTGGAGATCAAGGCGATCGCCCGCGAGGCCGGGCAGCGCTCGAAGGTCGCGGTGTTCTCGCACAACTCGAACGTGGACCCCATCGGCGCGTGCATCGGGCACCGTGGCAACCGCATCCAGGCCGTGACCGGCGAGCTGGGCCGCGAGCGCGTGGACGTGATCTTGTGGGACGCCAATCCCCGCGAGTTCATCCGCAACGCGCTTTCGCCCGCCAAGGTGGGCCTGATCGAGGTGGGCAGCGAGGGCCGCGAGGCCAGCGTGACCGTGACGCCCGACCAGCTCTCGCTGGCGATCGGCAAGGGTGGCCAGAACGTGCGCCTCGCCGCCAAGCTGACCCGTGTCAAGATCGATCTGCGCGAGACCGCTGCCATCAGCGACCTCGACGCCGCGATGCAGCAGGCCATGCAGGACGGCGTCGCCGCGCCCGAGAACAGCGCCGCGCAGTCGGCCTTCGACGCGCTGTTCAAGGAAAGCAAGTCGGTGGCGACGGCCAGCCCGGACGACCTGCGGGAGTAA
- a CDS encoding septum site-determining protein MinC gives MKLRGTLGGLNLLLEPGDTPESVAHALASRAEMLTTSVTLEIQGDTHPGALEAALDAVRAAGGTPGRVRAPRVTVAAPGLPLPELETAPEPQTPPDTQTVILPHSIRAGFRGEYGGSVVVLGDVNPGAELIAAGDVIVTGALRGVVHAGYGGREDAIVWARPIASAQLRIGDAVARAPEGSSNMRRMEGSERTERAYLQEGRIMIDVQR, from the coding sequence ATGAAGTTGCGCGGCACGCTGGGCGGTCTCAATCTGCTTCTCGAACCTGGAGACACGCCCGAAAGTGTCGCCCACGCCCTGGCGTCACGGGCCGAAATGCTGACCACCAGCGTCACCCTCGAAATCCAGGGGGACACGCACCCCGGCGCGCTGGAAGCCGCGCTGGACGCCGTGCGGGCGGCGGGCGGCACACCGGGGCGGGTGCGGGCCCCGCGCGTGACCGTGGCCGCCCCGGGCCTGCCCCTGCCTGAGCTGGAAACCGCCCCCGAACCGCAGACCCCACCCGACACCCAGACGGTGATCTTGCCGCACAGCATCCGCGCGGGCTTCCGGGGGGAATACGGCGGCAGCGTGGTCGTGCTGGGGGACGTAAACCCCGGCGCCGAGCTGATCGCGGCCGGCGACGTGATCGTCACGGGGGCGCTGCGCGGCGTCGTCCACGCGGGCTACGGCGGGCGCGAGGACGCCATCGTGTGGGCGCGGCCCATCGCCAGCGCGCAGCTGCGGATCGGGGACGCCGTCGCGCGCGCGCCCGAGGGCAGCAGCAACATGCGCCGCATGGAGGGCAGCGAGCGCACCGAGCGGGCCTACCTGCAAGAAGGGCGCATCATGATCGACGTTCAGCGGTAG
- a CDS encoding YlxR family protein: MPERHVPERTCAACRRKRPQSEFVRLTRTPAGWQFLAGRRQGRGAYLCADSPACWQEKKLRRAFGAQATRLSAELSRAGQTSSPQSPAPQLLTAPPQDAVSSDS; encoded by the coding sequence GTGCCCGAACGGCACGTCCCGGAACGGACCTGCGCCGCGTGCCGCCGCAAGCGGCCCCAGTCCGAATTCGTGCGCCTGACGCGCACGCCTGCGGGCTGGCAGTTCCTCGCGGGGCGGCGGCAGGGACGCGGAGCCTACCTGTGCGCCGACTCGCCCGCGTGCTGGCAGGAGAAAAAACTCCGCCGGGCCTTCGGGGCACAGGCCACGCGGCTGAGCGCCGAACTGAGCCGGGCCGGCCAGACCTCCTCTCCCCAGTCCCCGGCGCCTCAGCTTCTGACGGCCCCCCCGCAGGACGCGGTTTCTTCCGACTCCTGA
- the rimP gene encoding ribosome maturation factor RimP, giving the protein MGLEVLEVQRQTAGRELIVLVRIDRLDEQPVTMEDLTKASRAAEAEFDRVDPIEGEYRLEFESPGGKRPLLRGRHFERMLGLRARVRGEGHSFTAPIRAVDGDQVTFEVNGELVTVTAGRVQANLAEFPDRHR; this is encoded by the coding sequence ATGGGGCTGGAGGTGCTGGAAGTGCAGCGCCAGACGGCCGGGCGCGAGCTGATCGTGCTCGTGCGGATCGACCGGCTCGACGAGCAGCCCGTGACGATGGAGGACCTCACGAAGGCCAGCCGCGCCGCCGAGGCCGAGTTCGACCGCGTGGACCCCATCGAGGGCGAATACCGCCTGGAATTCGAGTCGCCCGGCGGCAAGCGCCCGCTGCTGCGCGGCCGGCATTTCGAGCGCATGCTCGGGCTGCGTGCCCGCGTACGCGGCGAGGGCCACAGCTTCACTGCGCCCATCCGCGCCGTAGACGGCGATCAGGTGACTTTCGAGGTCAACGGCGAACTCGTGACGGTCACGGCCGGGCGCGTGCAGGCCAACCTCGCGGAGTTCCCCGACCGCCACAGGTAA